Proteins encoded by one window of Salmo trutta unplaced genomic scaffold, fSalTru1.1, whole genome shotgun sequence:
- the LOC115181183 gene encoding DBF4-type zinc finger-containing protein 2 homolog codes for MEGILSEPNKPTQNPTHRIIAKPVPVLVRSGCNCRSQSLSRSGCNCRSQFLSWSGCNCRSQSLSWSGLVVTVEASPCPGQVGRGASPCPGQVVTVEASPCPGRVGTVEVSPCPGQVVTVEASPCPGQVGRGVSPCPGQVVTIEASPCPGQVGRGASPCPGQVGRGASPCPGQVITIEASPCPGQVVTVEASPCPGQVITVEASPFPGQVGRGVSPCPGQVITVVASPCPGQVITVEASPCPGQVITVEACPGQVGRGVSPCPGQVITVVASPCPGQVVTIEASPCPGQVVTVEACPGQVVTIEASPCPGQVVTVEASPCPGQVGRGVSAVTLKVLHLSRPVQD; via the exons ATGGAAGGAATCCTCTCCGAACCCAACAAACCAACTCAAAACCCCACACATCGAATCATCGCT AAGCCAGTCCCTGTCCTGGTCAGGTCAGGTTGTAACTGTAGAAGCCAGTCCCTGTCCAGGTCAGGTTGTAACTGTAGAAGCCAGTTCCTGTCCTGGTCAGGTTGTAACTGTAGAAGCCAGTCCCtttcctggtcaggtctggtTGTAACTGTAGAAGCCAGTCCCTGTCCTGGTCAGGTTGGGAGGGGTGCCAGTCCCTGTCCTGGTCAG GTTGTAACTGTAGAAGCCAGTCCCTGTCCTGGTCGGGTTGGAACTGTAGAAGTCAGTCCCTGTCCTGGTCAGGTTGTAACTGTAGAAGCCAGTCCCTGTCCTGGTCAGGTTGGGAGGGGTGTCAGTCCCTGTCCTGGTCAGGTTGTAACTATAGAAGCCAGTCCCTGTCCTGGTCAGGTTGGGAGGGGTGCCAGTCCCTGTCCTGGTCAGGTTGGGAGGGGTGCCAGTCCCTGTCCTGGTCAGGTTATAACTATAGAAGCCAGTCCCTGTCCTGGTCAGGTTGTAACTGTAGAAGCCAGTCCCTGTCCTGGTCAG GTTATAACTGTAGAAGCCAGTCCCTTTCCTGGTCAGGTTGGGAGGGGCGTCAGTCCCTGTCCTGGTCAGGTTATAACTGTAGTAGCCAGTCCCTGTCCTGGTCAGGTTATAACTGTAGAAGCCAGTCCCTGTCCTGGTCAGGTTATAACTGTAGAAGCCTGTCCTGGTCAGGTTGGGAGGGGTGTCAGTCCCTGTCCTGGTCAGGTTATAACTGTAGTAGCCAGTCCCTGTCCTGGTCAGGTTGTAACTATAGAAGCCAGTCCCTGTCCTGGTCAGGTTGTAACTGTAGAAGCCTGTCCTGGTCAGGTTGTAACTATAGAAGCCAGTCCCTGTCCTGGTCAGGTTGTAACTGTAGAAGCCAGTCCCTGTCCTGGTCAGGTTGGGAGGGGTGTCAGTGCTGTTACTCTGAAGGTATTGCACTTGTCCCGGCCTGTTCAGGATTGA